A segment of the Catenulispora sp. EB89 genome:
AGCAGGCCAGCGTCTGATCCGGCCACGGCTGGTCGGAGGTGCTGTAGCTCCAGTCCTTCACCCAGAAGTGGAAGTGCCCGTAAAAACCGTTCGGCAGCAGCGAGGACCCGCTCATCTGGTCGATGTGCAGGCCCGAGCCGTCAAGTCAGAGGCAGTTCACCCCGTTGCAGTTGCCGTCGCTGGCGACTGCGGGCGCCGCGGGTCCGATCAGAGCGATGGTGATCTTACTCCCCGGAGGGATCCCGATGATCACGAAACCGGCGCGTCTCAGCTCCCGAATGTGCTCAGGAAATCGCCGCCGAGAACATGCGCGTGAACGTGGAACACCGTCTGCCCCGCGTGCGCATCAGTGTTGAACACCACCCGGTAGCCACCGTCGGCGACGCCCTCGGCCTCGGCCACCGCGGCGGCCTCGACCAACAGCGCGGCCGCCAGCTCCGGGGCGTTCGCCGCCAGCTCGACCGCGTTCCGGTAGTGCGCGCGCGGCACGACCAGGTCGTGGACCGGGGCCTGGGGGTTGATGTCCTTGAACGCGACGGTGGTCTCCGTCTCGCGGACCACCGTCGCCGGGATCTCGCCGGCCACGATCTTGCAGAAGAGACAGTCGGGTTGC
Coding sequences within it:
- a CDS encoding HIT domain-containing protein; its protein translation is MADGRPQPDCLFCKIVAGEIPATVVRETETTVAFKDINPQAPVHDLVVPRAHYRNAVELAANAPELAAALLVEAAAVAEAEGVADGGYRVVFNTDAHAGQTVFHVHAHVLGGDFLSTFGS